The Tautonia plasticadhaerens nucleotide sequence GCTGATCCGGACGCCCGGGAAGAACTTGGCCGCCTGGCCGACGAGCAGCTCGTCCAGGTCGATCACCGGCCCGCCCTGGGGCACGATCGTCAGGATCGGGATGTCCAGCAGGACCCGGTCGGTGAACAGCCGCTGGACCGACGCCTTCGACTCGTTGTCGCCGGTGGACCGGACCTCGACGTTCGGCTCGATCAGGGCGAGCCGCTTGTCGTACGGCTTCCAGTAGACGTACATGTCGCCCTGTTGGAGCCCGGCGAAGCGTTCGCCGCTGGCGACGGTCAGGGCGATGTAGTGCTTCTGCCTCGCGTACTCCCGGGGCAGCTCGGCCAGCATCTGGCCGTCCCGCTTGCGGACCCAGATGGTGTAGAAGCTCGGCTTGCCGTCGAGCATCGAGACGACCTTCTCGTACCCCTCGGTCACCTTGTCCAGCGGGGGGAAGTCGTCGGGCCGGGGCGCGTTGCCCGGCGTCGGGCCCGAGGCGAGCTTGGCGATCAGCTCGGGGGTGAGGCCCGGGGGGAGGGCACCCGGGGGGAACGCGGAAGGGGAGGCGGTGGGCCCGTCCTGGCCGGCGACGATCGCCGCCGGGCCGCCCAGCAGGGCGATCCCCAGCAACGGCGCCAGCCATCGGGACCCGAGGCTCGGTGTGCGCGTCATCGGTGGTGCATCTCTCGGGGGTGTCGGTCGAGTCGACGGACGGTGCGGGCGGACGGGGGACGACCGTCGGCCGGCGGCTCGCGAGGGGAGAGGGGGGCGAGGCCGGGATCGGGCGGGGGATCGTCCCCGTTCATCTCTTCGAGCGTCATCGGTCGGCGATGCGGCCCGTCATCACTCCTCCGGGCCGGGACGCCGACTCCATCGTGACGAATCCCCCCCCCCGCAACAAGGCCCGCTCCGAGGGAATCCGGGCCGATGGGGATGAGCCTGGCGATTCTCCGGCGTGTAGCGATTGCGGGAGGGCGTCGCGAAGGCTCATGCGCGTCCCGTCCCGACCCCGGGCGATCCGCCCCGACCTCGGCGGGACCGCCCGAGGCCGGCACGGCGGGCGACCGGGCCTCGCGCCGAAGCCGGTACCGCATCGGACCTTGGAAATTTTATTCGTCCGCGTCGACCCGTCATGGCACTCTGAATAGGGGTGCAGGATGATGCTGGCGGGCCGAGCCCGGGACCGCCACCCGGACGGACACGCTCGGGGGCGGGACCGGAGGCCCATCGGAGCTTCGGCCGATGACGGACACCAAGCTGCTGGGAGCGTTCCTCGGTCGTCACGACGTCGAGGCCTTCGAGGCCCTGGTCCGGCGTCATGGCCCGCTCGTGCTCCGGGTGTGCCGGGACGTGCTCGACGACCCCGACGACGCGGAGGACGCCTTCCAGGCCACGTTCCTCGTGCTGGTGCGACGGGCGGAGACGATCCGGGACCCCGACTCGCTCGGTCGCTGGCTCCACGGGGTCGCCAATCGGGTCGCCTTGCGGGCCCGGGCCGACGCCCGACGCCGGCAGATCCGGGAACGCCGGGGGGTGGAGATGGCGGCGATGGCCCCCGATCACGACGACGACGAGGCGGCGCTCCGGGAGCTCCGCCCCGTGCTGCATACCGAACTCGACCGCCTGCCGAAGAAGCTCCGAGACCCCCTGGTCCTCTGCTACCTGGAGGAGCTGAGCTACGAGCAGGCCGCCCGGCGCCTCCGCCTGCCCCTGGGGACGCTCAAGGCCCGGCTGAGCCGGGGCCGGGATCTGCTCCGATCCCGGCTGACCCGGCGGGGGGTCGCCGTCTCGACGCTGCTGCTGCTCGCCCTGCTCGGCGAGCGGGCGGGGGCCGTCCCGCCGGCCCTCATCGCCTCGACGGTCGACGCCGGGATCCTCCTCGGCCGGAGGTCCCGGGCGATGCCCCCGACGATCCCCTCCCGGATCGCCGGCCTGGTCGACCGCGAGTCCGGGGCCGGGGCCCTGCGGCGTTGTGCCTCGCTGGTGGTGCTGGCCGCGATGCTCGGCGTCGGCGGGCTGTTCCTCTGCGTGGCCGTCTCGGCGGCCACCCCGGTGATCGCCGACAGCCTCGTGCCCTCGAAGTCGACGCCCCCTTCGGGGTGCCACGCGGACTGACCTGGCCCCGGACCCCCGAGGCCCGGGGCGGGCCGACCACACCGAATCACGACCCCGACGGGGAGGCGTCCCGTCGGGGAGGGGCCCGGGCCGCGCGCCCGGGCCGGACGATGCCCCTGCGATCCCCGATCGCGACATCAACCGGAGGACGGAATGCGACGGACGCACGCTCGAAGCCCCGGGGGGGCCGCCCCCCTCCCCGCCCTCGGCCCCCCCGGGGGCCCCGTCGGGCCCGGCCTGAGGCGCCTGGCGGCGCTCGGCCTGCTCGCAATCGCCTCGGCCTCCCCGACGACCGGGGCCCTCGCCCAGGACGAAGGCCCCTCGATGCTGGTGCCGGACCTCCGGGTCGAGCCGGTCGTCGGCGGCCTGACCACCCCGATCGGCCTGGCCTTCCTCGGCGAGGACGACTTCCTCGTCCTGGAGAAGGACACCGGCCGGGTCCTCCGGGTCGTCGGCGGCGCGGTCGATTCCACCGTCCTCGACCTGGCGGTCAACTCCGCCTCCGAGCGCGGCCTGCTGAGCATCGCGCTCGACCCCGACTTCCCCGAGGACCCCGGCGTCTACCTCTACTGGACCGAGAGCACCTCGGGCGCCGACTCCGGCGACGTGGCCCAGACCCCGCTGCTGGGCAACCGGGTCGATCGCTTCTCCTGGGACGGCTCGACCCTGGCCTTCGAGTACAACCTGATCCGCATCCGGGCCCTCCAGGTGGACGCCGGCCAGCCCGGCCGGGGCAACCACGACGGCGGGGTCATCCGGTTCGGGCCCGACGGCATGCTCTCCATCATCATCGGCGACCTCGGCCGCCGGGGGCAGATGCAGAACCTCCGCTTCGGCCCGACGGTGCTCGACGCCCCGGTCCCCGACGACCAGTTCGGCGGCCCGGGGCCCGATGACGCCCACCTCAGCGGCGTCATCCTCCGGGTCGACGAGCAGGGCCAGGCCCCCCCCGACAACCCCTTCTTCGCCGTCGGGGCGTCCCTCGGCGGCGAGGTCGGCGCCAACATCCAGAAGCTCTTCGGCTACGGCGTCCGCAACAGCTTCGGCATGGCTTTCGACCCCGAGACCGGCCTCCTCTGGACCCAGGAGAACGCCGACGACGCCTTCAGCGAGCTGAACCTCGTCGGGCCCGGCTTCAACGGCGGCTGGATCCAGGTGATGGGCCCCATCGACCGCATCCGCCAGTTCAAGCTCATCGAGGCGACGATGTTCGGCGGCGCCATGCAGCAGATCCGCTGGCCGCCGATCCTGATCGCCTACACCCCCCGGCTGGTCCTCTCCCGGCTCTTCCTGCTGCCCGGGGCCGAGTACACCGACCCGGCCTTCAGCTGGAAGTTCGAGGTCGCCCCGGCGGGCATCGCCTTCGTCGAGGGGGACGGGCTCGGCCCCGACTACGAGGGCGACCTGCTCGTCGGCGCCTCCCGGCCCTTCCTGGCGGGGGGATACCTCTTCCGCTTCGACATGAATGAGGACCGAGACGGGTTCGACTTCGACGACCCCCGCCTCGACGACGGCGTGGCCGACAACCTCGACAAGCACGAGGGGACCGAGAGCGAGTCGCTGCTGATCGGCCGGGACTTCGGCATCGGCACCGACATCCAGAACGGCCCCGACGGGTTCGTCTACGTCGTCTCGCTGTCCCTGGGCACCGTGTACCGGATCCTGCCGGCGGAATGATCGGCCCCCTCCCAAGACCGGGCCCCCGTGCCGCCGATCGGCCTGGCCGACCGGCGGCCCCGGGCCCGAGATCGCACCCGGAGTCATCCCATGATTCGATCCGACCGGGCCCGGCGGGCCGTCGCCCCGCCGCTCGCCCTGCTGCTGATGGTGCTGGGGTCCTCGAGGGCCGGCGCCGAGACCCAGCTCATCACGAACGGGGGCTTCGAGGAGGGGGGCGGGAGCCTGCTCTCCTGGACCACCGCCGACCAGCCGGGAGGCGACGGGGGCTTCTTCCCCCAGTCCGGCACGACCAGCCCGATCCTCGGCGACCCGGTCCCGGGCCCCCCCGAGGGCGGCTTCGCCGCGATGACCGACGCCGAGGGGCCCGGCTCCCACGTCCTGTATCAGGACGTCGTCCTGCCGACCCAGCAACTCCTCTCGGCCACCCTGAGCTTCGACCTGTTCATCGGCAACCGGGCCGACGTGTTCGCCACCCCGGACACCCTGGATTTCACCGGGGTCATGAACCAGCAGGCCCGGGTCGACCTGCTCTCCCCGACGGCCGACCCCTTCAGCCTGCTGGCCGGCGACGTTCTGATGGACCTCTACCGGACCGAGGTCGGCGACCCGGCCGTCTCGGGCTATACGACCTTCTCCTTCGACCTGACCCCCCTGCTCTCCTCCCGCGCCGGGGAGACGGTCCGACTGCGGTTCGCCGAGGTCGACAACCTCTTCTCGTTCCAGTTCGGCGTGGACAACGTCAGCCTGACGGTCCAGGCCATCCCCGAGCCCGGCACCCTGACCCTGGTCGGGATCGCCGCACTCGGACTGGCCGGCGTCGGCCTCCGGCGTCGGCGTCGGGAACGCCGCTGATCCGGCCCTGCCCGGGGCCCCTCCGACGGGCCCAGGCCCCCGTCGGGGGCCTGCCCCGGGGACGGGTCCCCGACCCCGATCCCGCCGGGGGGAGGCGAGAGGAGGGCCCCTGCCCCTCGGGCGCGTCGGGGCCTCGAGGTCGGATCGGCGGGAGATCTCGGGGGACGATGGGGGGAGGAGGAGCGGGGAGGGCCCGCCCTCCCCCGGCATCGGGCGGTGGGGCGGGCGTCGAGTTCGTCGACCCGACCGCCCCCCCCGAGGTCGACACTCGGCCGTCTCCCGGGTCGGGCCCCGATGCCCCGGCCGCAGCGGCCGGGGCGGGCCCCGCCCTTCATCGGAGGAGGCGGTCCCGGAGGCGTCGGGCGTATTCCTCGAGCGCGGCCCGGCCCTCGTCCCGGGCGTCGATGATCTGGCCGCCGACGTGGACGAGGGGGCGGTCGGTGGTGCCGGTGACGCGAAGCTCCAGCAGGTCCTCGGGCTTCACCCCGGCCTCGCCGAGCAGGGCGAGGGCGTCGGGGCCGAGCTTGCCGGCCAGCGGGCCGGTGTCGAGCCGGTAGGAGATCCGTCCGTCGAAGGCGGCGCCGCCCTCGAGCACGATCGGCGTGCCCCCCAGGTCGAGCTGGATCCGGCGGCTGACGACCTTGCGGTCGGCGACGAGGAAGTCGCTCCTGAGGGTGCCGATCTTGCCGTACTGCGTGGCCGGCAGCACCCGGGCCAGGTCGACCAGCAGCGACGAGCCGTCCAGCCGGATCGGGTCGAGCCGCACCTTCCCCCGGCCGGCGAGCGAATCCCGGAGGGCCGGGCCCGAGGCCCCCTGCCCCTTCAGCTCCAGGTCGAGGTCCAGCCGCCCTTCGAGCCCGTCGGAGGCCCCGGCCAGGTACGGCACGAGGTAGGCCAGCAGGCCCAGCTCACGGCCGAGGTGCACCCCCCTGGCCTCCAGCTGGCCGGCGAAGGCGGGGGTCGGGCCCCGCTCCAGCTCGACCGCCAGGGCGAGGGTGCCGCCGTTGAGCGTCCCGCTCAGGTCGTCGACCGCGACGACCGAGGGCCACCAGGTCCCCGAGCCGTCCAGGTCGTCGACCTCGATCGTCGTGGCCAGCTCGACGTCGACGTAGGCGACCCGCCCCCGCACCAGCCGGAAGGCGATCGGCCCGGCCCGCTCGTCGTCCTCCCCGGCCCGGCCGACGGCCAGGTCGGCCGGCTCGGCGTTGCGGAGCAGGAACCACGGGGCGAAGGCCCCGTCCCGTCCCCGGACGAGCCGCAAGTCCAGGTCGCGGACCTCGACCCGGGTGGGCTCGACCCGGCCGAGCAGCAGGTCGGCCAGGCTCAGGTCCACGTCGATCGCCCCGGCCTCGACCCAGGGGGGCGGGCCGTCGATGCCCCCTGCCCCGGGCTCGCGGACCGCCAGCCCTTCCAGGCGGATCCCGCCGAGCGGGCCGAACCGGAGCGCGGCCAGGGCGGTCGGGCAGCCGGTCAGCTCCTCGACCCTCCGCTCGACGATCCGGGCGGCCCAGCCGGTCGGGAAGAGCAGCAGCACGAGGGCCCAGAACAGCGGCGGCACGACCGCCAGGGCGATCAGCCGGCGGCAATGGCGTCTCGGGCGGCTCGGACCTCGCATGGCGAGCCTCCGTCGGCCCCGTTGGGACGTGCCGGGCCCGCCCGACGCTCGACGCGAGCGGCGGGGCGAGCGGCCCGGCGAGTCGCGGGGACCATAACGCAACCCGCCCGGGGCGACAAGCGGAACTTCGCCGACGGCCGGTTGCGTCGGCCCCGCCGGGCGGCTAGGTTCGGCGGGCGGGGGGCGAACCGCTTCGCCCCGGCCGGACCCGCTCCCCGGGAGGATCGAGCCATGAACGCGTCGACCAGGGCCGTGATCCTGCTCCTCCTGCTCGCTCCGGCGTCGACCACTGCGGGCGAGCTGCCCAGGGTGCCGGGCGTCCCCCGGCAACCCCTGGCGGCCCAGGCCCGCCGGGTCGTCGAGGCGCTCGACCTGATCGGCCGCCCCCTCCCCCGGGCCGACCGGGACCGCCTGGAGCGGGCCTCCACCCTGGACGACGACGCCGAGGCCGCCGACGAGATCCAGGACGTCCTCGACCCCTACTGCCTCGTCGGCGTCTCCATCAACCCCGAGAGCCGGGTGAAGGCCCAGCAGGGCCCGGCCGACCCGAGCCTCATGCAGCAAGGGTGGCGGGCCTTCCTCATCAAGGTCCACAACGAGGCCGGCGTGACCGCCCCGCTCCGGGTCGCCAGCCCCAACGCGGCGCCGATCTACTCCCGGTCCACCGGCTCCCCCGACCCGAAGCAGACGATCCTCCCCGAGACGATCCCCGACCGCTGGGTCGAGCTGTCGCTCTACGACGACAGGCCGCTCAACCCCACCCTCTCCGGCCTGCCGCTGGAGTACCGGATCCTCCAGATCTACAGCCGGGACGCCGGCCCGAGGGAGGCGAAGCTCACCTTCGACGTCGGCCAGGGGACCCAGGATCTCGGGTTCCGCTCCGACGTGGACATCCTCTTCCAAAGCGAGCCCGGGGTGGTCGTCGCCTTCGAGGTCCGGGACGAGGACGGCACCCCGACGATGGCCTCGTTCCTGATCCGGGACCCCCAGGGTCGCGTCTACCCCTCCCCCGGCCGTCGCCTGGCGCCCGACTTCTTCTTCCACCCCCAGGTCTACCGCAAGTCCGGGGAGTCGGTCATCCTCCCCCCCGGCACCTTCGACGTGGAATTCACCCGGGGGCCCGAGTACCGGGTGAAGCACAGGGAGATTACCGTCGAGGAGGGGGCGGGCACGCAGACCGAGGCCTTCGAGCTGGAGCGCTGGGCGGACCTCGCCGGGCTCGGCTGGTACTCCGGCGACCACCACGTCCACGCCGCCGGCTGCGCCCACTACGAGAGCCCGACCGAGGGGGTGCAGCCGGAGCACATGATGCGGCACATCCTGGGGGAGGACCTGGTGGTCGGCTGCGTCCTGAGCTGGGGCCCCTGCTGGTATTACCAGAAGCAGTTCTTCGACGGGAAGCTCCACCCGCTGTCGACCCCCGACTACCTGATGCGGTACGACGTGGAGGTCTCCGGCTTCCCCTCCTCCCACGCCGGCCACCTCTGCCTGCTCCGCCTGACCGAGGACGACTACCCGGGGACGAGCCTGATCGAGGAGTGGCCGAGCTGGGACCTGCCCGTGCTGAAGTGGGGCAAGTCCCAGGGGGCGGTCGTCGGCTTCTCGCACTCGGGATGGGGCCTGCAGACCGACTCCAAGGAGCTGCCCAACTACGAGATCCCGCCTTACGACGGCATCGGCGCCAACGAATACGTGGTCGACGTGGTCCACGACGCCGTCGACTTCATCTCCAGCGTCGACACCCCGGCCCCGTACGAGTTGAACATCTGGTACCACACGCTCAATTGCGGCTTCCGGTGCCGGATCAGCGGGGAGACCGACTTCCCCTGCATCTACGGCGAGCG carries:
- a CDS encoding AsmA family protein, with amino-acid sequence MRGPSRPRRHCRRLIALAVVPPLFWALVLLLFPTGWAARIVERRVEELTGCPTALAALRFGPLGGIRLEGLAVREPGAGGIDGPPPWVEAGAIDVDLSLADLLLGRVEPTRVEVRDLDLRLVRGRDGAFAPWFLLRNAEPADLAVGRAGEDDERAGPIAFRLVRGRVAYVDVELATTIEVDDLDGSGTWWPSVVAVDDLSGTLNGGTLALAVELERGPTPAFAGQLEARGVHLGRELGLLAYLVPYLAGASDGLEGRLDLDLELKGQGASGPALRDSLAGRGKVRLDPIRLDGSSLLVDLARVLPATQYGKIGTLRSDFLVADRKVVSRRIQLDLGGTPIVLEGGAAFDGRISYRLDTGPLAGKLGPDALALLGEAGVKPEDLLELRVTGTTDRPLVHVGGQIIDARDEGRAALEEYARRLRDRLLR
- a CDS encoding PQQ-dependent sugar dehydrogenase, with the translated sequence MRRTHARSPGGAAPLPALGPPGGPVGPGLRRLAALGLLAIASASPTTGALAQDEGPSMLVPDLRVEPVVGGLTTPIGLAFLGEDDFLVLEKDTGRVLRVVGGAVDSTVLDLAVNSASERGLLSIALDPDFPEDPGVYLYWTESTSGADSGDVAQTPLLGNRVDRFSWDGSTLAFEYNLIRIRALQVDAGQPGRGNHDGGVIRFGPDGMLSIIIGDLGRRGQMQNLRFGPTVLDAPVPDDQFGGPGPDDAHLSGVILRVDEQGQAPPDNPFFAVGASLGGEVGANIQKLFGYGVRNSFGMAFDPETGLLWTQENADDAFSELNLVGPGFNGGWIQVMGPIDRIRQFKLIEATMFGGAMQQIRWPPILIAYTPRLVLSRLFLLPGAEYTDPAFSWKFEVAPAGIAFVEGDGLGPDYEGDLLVGASRPFLAGGYLFRFDMNEDRDGFDFDDPRLDDGVADNLDKHEGTESESLLIGRDFGIGTDIQNGPDGFVYVVSLSLGTVYRILPAE
- a CDS encoding CehA/McbA family metallohydrolase; translated protein: MNASTRAVILLLLLAPASTTAGELPRVPGVPRQPLAAQARRVVEALDLIGRPLPRADRDRLERASTLDDDAEAADEIQDVLDPYCLVGVSINPESRVKAQQGPADPSLMQQGWRAFLIKVHNEAGVTAPLRVASPNAAPIYSRSTGSPDPKQTILPETIPDRWVELSLYDDRPLNPTLSGLPLEYRILQIYSRDAGPREAKLTFDVGQGTQDLGFRSDVDILFQSEPGVVVAFEVRDEDGTPTMASFLIRDPQGRVYPSPGRRLAPDFFFHPQVYRKSGESVILPPGTFDVEFTRGPEYRVKHREITVEEGAGTQTEAFELERWADLAGLGWYSGDHHVHAAGCAHYESPTEGVQPEHMMRHILGEDLVVGCVLSWGPCWYYQKQFFDGKLHPLSTPDYLMRYDVEVSGFPSSHAGHLCLLRLTEDDYPGTSLIEEWPSWDLPVLKWGKSQGAVVGFSHSGWGLQTDSKELPNYEIPPYDGIGANEYVVDVVHDAVDFISSVDTPAPYELNIWYHTLNCGFRCRISGETDFPCIYGERVGLGRSYVKVDGQLDYDRWVQGIKDGRSYVGDGKSHLVDFTIDDVAVGEEGSELGLDGPGEVTVSVRAAALLEPEVTDRTEAIRSRPLDQQPYWDVERARVGDSRTVPVEVVVNGQPVARREIEADGSFNDLSFEVPIERSSWVALRIYPSSHTNPIFVVVDDAPIRASRRSAEWCLEGVDRCWSQKAGNTRPEDRDEAEAAYEVAREAYRRILAESEVE
- a CDS encoding RNA polymerase sigma factor, encoding MTDTKLLGAFLGRHDVEAFEALVRRHGPLVLRVCRDVLDDPDDAEDAFQATFLVLVRRAETIRDPDSLGRWLHGVANRVALRARADARRRQIRERRGVEMAAMAPDHDDDEAALRELRPVLHTELDRLPKKLRDPLVLCYLEELSYEQAARRLRLPLGTLKARLSRGRDLLRSRLTRRGVAVSTLLLLALLGERAGAVPPALIASTVDAGILLGRRSRAMPPTIPSRIAGLVDRESGAGALRRCASLVVLAAMLGVGGLFLCVAVSAATPVIADSLVPSKSTPPSGCHAD
- a CDS encoding PEP-CTERM sorting domain-containing protein, whose translation is MIRSDRARRAVAPPLALLLMVLGSSRAGAETQLITNGGFEEGGGSLLSWTTADQPGGDGGFFPQSGTTSPILGDPVPGPPEGGFAAMTDAEGPGSHVLYQDVVLPTQQLLSATLSFDLFIGNRADVFATPDTLDFTGVMNQQARVDLLSPTADPFSLLAGDVLMDLYRTEVGDPAVSGYTTFSFDLTPLLSSRAGETVRLRFAEVDNLFSFQFGVDNVSLTVQAIPEPGTLTLVGIAALGLAGVGLRRRRRERR